From the Aquirufa lenticrescens genome, the window TGACCAAATGATTTCGTGAAATCGCCCTGCATTCCATAATTAAAGACTTTTCCTTGCGGGTCTCTTAAAGTGTAACCACCGTTTTGTAATCCAGCCTCATTGCCCAAAAATGCTGAACTATCTCTTGAAAAAAACTCCATTTCAAAAAGTGTTTCTCCATCAGGCGCTACAGGATTACTAGGTGTTGCCTTAATTGAAATTTGATTAACATCGAGAATAGGAGGGATGAAATCCGGGTATTTTGTTTTGACATAAACACTGTCCCTTAGGTGTTTTGTAGTGTTTTTCTCCACACGAAAAGCTGTTGTGTCCCGCATAAAATAAGCTCTGCCTTCATTTCTTGCTTCATCAATTAAAAACATACTCGTCGTAACGTAGTATCCTGTAGGATAATATTCAGGTATTGGATGTTGATATTTTACACGGTTGATATTTTTATTTTGATTGTCTTTCTGTATATAGATGGGATTATCCCCTAAAACGCCGAATTGAAAATCTTGACGAACGCCCTTTTCATCATTTTTAGGAATCGCAAAATTCAAACCAGTATAAACCATTTTGTTTGTCTCCAATAAATCAAAGTTTGCTTGAATACTTTGATACGTGTCGCCGTCCGGTTGTTCTTCGGTTGAAAAGTATTTGTACTTACCCGTACTCATACTTAGTTTGATTGTTTTGTCAATATAAGCAGGGTTAATAATGTCTTCTCTAGGATTATTTATGAATATTTTTAGGCCAAAGGTGCTATTGTTTTCATAGCGTTGATTACCCACTTGATCTGTAAGAACTATTTGATTCACGCTCCAATATCCAGCTTTTGAAAATTTAGAAATACTAATTTTTCCTTCTAGAACAAACCCTTTTCCATTATCGATTGGATTTAAATACATGTCATAAGAAGTTCCTATAGAACTACTAATTCTAGTAAATGCGTACTTGGCACCATCTTGTTTTTCGTCTATTTTATTTAACTCAATTCGGATAACTAATTCTTTGTCTTCCTCAGGTAAACCATTGACTTCTACATCGACTTTTTTAATTTTTCCGGGGTAATTATAGTCAGGGAATAGATTGTAAACTTGGAAGGTTAAATCCTTTCGAATGATCGTTACATAGCGGGTTCCTTGCATGACGCGGTCTCGAATGAATTCAAATTTTTTCATCGATCTAGAGCGAAGAATTTCAGGATTGACTACATAGGCAGCAATAGATTCCGCCATGTCTTCATTCGGATTTTTTGCATGTGCATAGGCGGATACAAATTCAGTGGTGTTACTTGTGCTCCACCCCGTTGCTCCTGTGGGGTCGAGGAACCATCCCCCTGTCGTAGCCCAATCATCTCTTAATTTCTGATCAAATAATCCTTCCCACATAAAATGGGCTTTTTCATGTAGAATTAACCGTTGTACATCGGAATATTGGGTGCCTCCAAATGCTTTTTGCATAAACTCGATGGTTTTCCTACCTACCCAAGCGATGGCCGCTGCTGATGGATAGGTAGGGTTATCTTGTCCTGCAATTCTTCTAGCTAAGTATTTTAAGTTACTTTGAACATGCATTCCATCCGGTAGTTCCTCAAACATGGATAATATCGAGATTTTTTCTGAAGCCGAGAACTCTTGGAAATTAGAGAAGTCTTCGCCCATAATTTGCTTTAATTCCGCATTGGGAATTAAAAATCGAATGCCGAAACGGGAGTTCGCTAATTGATCTACGGCATTTCTATCGTAGCCATAATTAGTCGCAAAATTGACCAAAGCCCCATAAAGTCGTTTGGAATAAAAACGCCCTTTTACTCCATCTAAGGTTACCACTAAAGGGGAAGCGTATGTGAATGCTTTTCTAGATATAGTGACAAATTTGATATTGTTGCGTTCTACAATTTGGATGTCATCGATTACTTCCTGATCTGTAATATACCAAACAGATTTAACCTCTGATTTAAACGTAGCTAAGGCATCGTCATTAATGATAAGTGAAGGAATTCTTTTGACAGTTTGAAATAATCGAAAGGCGTCTTCAGGGGTCCAAGGACTTACTTTGTCCGATAAAGCAATACCATGTTTGTTCAGAAGATTAATGGAATTAAAATCTTCTGGAATCTTGATTGTTTGGTCTAAAATCTGAATATCATTAGGCTCATTAATATAGCTTTGCTGAGCATGCCCCACATAACTAGAATCATCTTGCCACTTATAAACGTAATTCGTTTTGTTAGCAAGGGTAATGGGGTTTAGCTTTATTTCGAGCAGTTTAGGTGACCCATTTAATTCAAATACCTCTGTCGATGGAAAATAATACCCAGTTGCATCAAGTTTCAGAGCCCATTTGCCATTGCTTAAGTTTGAAAACGTATGTTCTGGTGTACCTGATGAGATACCTCCTATTTTTTTGAAGAAGAATAGTTCTGCACTTTTTTGAATTTGAACCGTACACGTGTCACCTACTTTTAAGCCAGTGATCTTAACCGTGATTGAATTTTGAGCAAGTAATGAAGCGCATATAAACAATAGTAGACAGACCGTGATACCAATTCTTACAAATTTCGTTTTCTTCAATACGTTAGCCATATAGTAATCTATGTTTGATTTAATTCAAATAATTCCAAAATAAAGATAAAAAAGAGCTGGTTAAAAGACAAAAATGGATATGTCCAAATGAGTACAATAAAATTTGGTCAATTTACTTGTTCCCATTTCCGCAAAGGGAACAAGTTCGCGGGACTTCGAAAGATATTCTGGATCTAATTGCTGTTCTTTGGCCTATGAAAATAACACTTCTCCTTCTGTTTGTTTGCTTTTTCGCTAATGCCCAAAAGCCTAACCTCACCCTCTCCCTAATGCCGGATACCTATGCGGTTTGCCGTTTAACTCCTGACTCGAAAGTGCCCGACTGGGCTTATCAAGGTTCGTTCTATTCCATCTCGAAAACAAGTGATGAATTATCCATCGTGGTAGATCAACGTTTTGCTCCTGCTGGAATTAAGAAGGCAGAGAATTGGAAGGGCTTTAAGATCGAGGGTCCATTGGACTTTTCGATAACCGGTATATTAGCGGCTTTGTCGAAGACTTTGGCAGATAATAAAATCCCCTTATTCTGTGTGAGTACATTCGATACAGATTATATCCTGGTCGAAAGTAAATACTATGAACAAGCAAAAAAAGTGCTGGCGATAGAAAATACGATTAAATAAAAAAGGCTCACCTGTTGCTGGTGAGCCTTTTAATTTATTTGTCTGCCTTGTGGCCTTTTCCTAGTGTTCGATCGACGGGGAGACCATAAAAGAAATAGAGAATTTTGCCGGTTAGGGCACCTATTTCTGATACATGACTTTCATCTTGGAATACTTGGTGTTTCACCGTTAGCCCTGGGTAGTTTCTGCTTTTCAGGGCATTAGCTAAATTCAAAGCTCTTTTCTCGAAAAGGTTTTTGCCTTCCAAAGACGATGCGGAGATGAATACCTTCCCTTGTAACGTTTTTTTCGAAGCATAAAATTCTTTCTCTAAACGCATCGTTTCATCGTCATTGACGAATAGAGGAGCGCTGTTAATACCTATTTTGGAGAAATAACCTGGATCTTTAAATAAGACATGGCTAGCAAACAAGGAACTTAACGAGTGCCCCGTTAAACCGCGGTCAGTAGAAGTTTTGTAATTCGCCTCGATGAAAGGGATGACCTCTTTTTTAATCGCATCGTAGTACAAAGCGCCATCTCCAGAATGTAATTTCACCGGAGCGCCACGTAATGCCATGGCCACTTGGAAAGAATCTTCATAGGCCACATTGTCAAAACTCAAGATCGGGTAGCGTTGAATAATCCATTCGGGCAGACTTATGCGATCGTCACCAATCCCTACGATAATGGCTGGTTCGATTTCTCCAGCCATCATCTTGTGCATTTCGTGCATCAAGGGGAAAGAATAAAAGCCATCTA encodes:
- a CDS encoding T9SS type A sorting domain-containing protein — translated: MANVLKKTKFVRIGITVCLLLFICASLLAQNSITVKITGLKVGDTCTVQIQKSAELFFFKKIGGISSGTPEHTFSNLSNGKWALKLDATGYYFPSTEVFELNGSPKLLEIKLNPITLANKTNYVYKWQDDSSYVGHAQQSYINEPNDIQILDQTIKIPEDFNSINLLNKHGIALSDKVSPWTPEDAFRLFQTVKRIPSLIINDDALATFKSEVKSVWYITDQEVIDDIQIVERNNIKFVTISRKAFTYASPLVVTLDGVKGRFYSKRLYGALVNFATNYGYDRNAVDQLANSRFGIRFLIPNAELKQIMGEDFSNFQEFSASEKISILSMFEELPDGMHVQSNLKYLARRIAGQDNPTYPSAAAIAWVGRKTIEFMQKAFGGTQYSDVQRLILHEKAHFMWEGLFDQKLRDDWATTGGWFLDPTGATGWSTSNTTEFVSAYAHAKNPNEDMAESIAAYVVNPEILRSRSMKKFEFIRDRVMQGTRYVTIIRKDLTFQVYNLFPDYNYPGKIKKVDVEVNGLPEEDKELVIRIELNKIDEKQDGAKYAFTRISSSIGTSYDMYLNPIDNGKGFVLEGKISISKFSKAGYWSVNQIVLTDQVGNQRYENNSTFGLKIFINNPREDIINPAYIDKTIKLSMSTGKYKYFSTEEQPDGDTYQSIQANFDLLETNKMVYTGLNFAIPKNDEKGVRQDFQFGVLGDNPIYIQKDNQNKNINRVKYQHPIPEYYPTGYYVTTSMFLIDEARNEGRAYFMRDTTAFRVEKNTTKHLRDSVYVKTKYPDFIPPILDVNQISIKATPSNPVAPDGETLFEMEFFSRDSSAFLGNEAGLQNGGYTLRDPQGKVFNYGMQGDFTKSFGQDFFFSLKDIVGPPGNWRKYKVSTLLPKGSAPGLWGVEGITLIDRAGNKKYYNFTEIVRFDLEKADTTKLVQPKVEILGKKVNAKNAEALSLSISCKDCKNKNYRARFYSSMGGNSVVSEGKMSKDSIVVENIKLTGVNDGILYATVFMLDSSKTLLGIGKSIYAKDVLAPKSAILKTNLANFGKSNIDSLIYQIKASEQKGSYILKIKQASITPAKQNTQLPVLFKTEFVEKTISGTFSNATISLKDSLLKGFEDGLIEITCIVKDSVDNESEPVISKIYKDTREPVLNISKTSSANGKLVLTIRSNEYISNSLSNADMSIKNGSITEIKKLDNRNFEISINRTCSDSLTLSVLAGKLLDTVGNKNQATATSLLDIQKPSLPTISVANIQNLSTAAVGTYQWYIDNKAITGATQNNYVATASGAYTLVVTNAQGCASSPSAAITIAITGILEAPIISIYPNPIRDRITIATESKGDIEIINAIGISVKRFSSVNSGDILDISSLTSGKYILRFTDSKTRISTFSLIKD
- a CDS encoding ACT domain-containing protein → MKITLLLLFVCFFANAQKPNLTLSLMPDTYAVCRLTPDSKVPDWAYQGSFYSISKTSDELSIVVDQRFAPAGIKKAENWKGFKIEGPLDFSITGILAALSKTLADNKIPLFCVSTFDTDYILVESKYYEQAKKVLAIENTIK
- a CDS encoding alpha/beta hydrolase, encoding MKNLVTLLFALVALQATAQTAQPATLHGAVAYDIPSKIIKSNIRVSVSVPMGYDPKADTKYPVLYVLDGFYSFPLMHEMHKMMAGEIEPAIIVGIGDDRISLPEWIIQRYPILSFDNVAYEDSFQVAMALRGAPVKLHSGDGALYYDAIKKEVIPFIEANYKTSTDRGLTGHSLSSLFASHVLFKDPGYFSKIGINSAPLFVNDDETMRLEKEFYASKKTLQGKVFISASSLEGKNLFEKRALNLANALKSRNYPGLTVKHQVFQDESHVSEIGALTGKILYFFYGLPVDRTLGKGHKADK